One part of the Streptomyces ferrugineus genome encodes these proteins:
- a CDS encoding glycoside hydrolase family 65 protein, with protein MTPHGDLSDQDNPTHDPAPARSQHDPPGHDDHTTTATEKSRPDTEWTLSTTETDDDYAPTFLGNGYFGGRIPAAGTGYATTPIETQAHLAGFFAQDGPIEKYANLPTWSTLAFSDESGTYGRLPQAARAGEQDDREQGAVSNYRQTLDLRAGLLTTQATWTSPAGRRTDLTYQVLVHQARHRVAAVQLTFTPHWSGGARVFGIFDGTSARLTERSSKGYDGTAAESYETVTTLGTHITAALASRLELPTGVAAHVAEFETDQVQSVGVQATFDVQAGSTYTVTKYVGVADSQDSADPLSAARAAAADAADTGYGELVAEHEAAWADLWRADIEVLGDPVLQLQVRASMFYLLESTRAGVNWSLSPCGLSGDGYNGHVFWDTETWMYPALLAQHPDIAVGVNTYRQQRLAAAQEYATRTGFAGARFPWESALHGDEQTPPGFEMGDLEHHITADVALAHWQYYLATGDRGWLAEKAWPVLKGAAEFWVSSAVPHDEGGYDIKQVMGPDEYHFPVDNSVYTNVAAAETLRIATRAAKVVGVAADPEWDRVADGLRVPYDDDLGIHPQYDGYDGDTVKQADVVMLQYPWEHPMPAEVARNDLDYYVPRTDPDGPSMTDSIHSIAHAALGTPWSAAYRFMRRSVDPFIRGPFNQFAEQRHGGAFTFTTGQGGFLQVFLYGFSGMRWRADRLRLDPTLPPQLDGLTLRRMVWQGREFDVAIGPEDTTITLTGGLPTTVEIAGATHPLRQGAPLILPTRRPDLLPSSELAGNASRRA; from the coding sequence ATGACCCCCCACGGAGACCTCTCCGACCAGGACAACCCCACCCACGACCCGGCACCCGCGCGGTCCCAGCACGATCCTCCCGGTCACGACGACCACACCACCACCGCCACAGAAAAGTCCCGGCCCGACACCGAGTGGACGCTCAGCACCACCGAAACCGACGACGACTACGCGCCGACCTTCCTCGGCAACGGCTATTTCGGCGGCCGGATCCCCGCGGCGGGGACGGGATACGCGACGACGCCGATCGAAACCCAAGCGCACCTGGCCGGCTTCTTCGCCCAGGACGGCCCGATCGAGAAGTACGCGAACCTCCCGACCTGGTCCACGCTCGCGTTCTCCGACGAGTCGGGCACCTACGGCCGGCTGCCACAGGCGGCACGGGCAGGTGAACAGGATGACCGGGAGCAGGGAGCGGTGAGCAACTACCGGCAGACACTGGACCTGCGGGCCGGCTTGCTGACCACACAGGCGACGTGGACCTCACCGGCGGGCCGCCGCACCGATCTCACGTACCAGGTACTGGTCCACCAGGCCCGGCACCGGGTGGCCGCGGTCCAGCTTACCTTCACACCGCACTGGAGTGGCGGCGCGCGTGTGTTTGGGATCTTCGACGGGACCAGCGCAAGGCTGACCGAGCGGTCGAGCAAGGGCTACGACGGTACGGCGGCCGAGTCGTACGAGACGGTGACGACGCTCGGCACGCATATCACCGCAGCGCTCGCGTCGCGGCTGGAACTGCCCACCGGGGTGGCGGCACACGTCGCCGAGTTCGAGACCGACCAGGTCCAATCGGTCGGTGTGCAGGCAACCTTCGATGTGCAGGCCGGCAGCACGTACACGGTCACCAAGTACGTCGGCGTGGCCGACTCCCAAGACTCCGCAGACCCGCTGTCGGCTGCTCGCGCCGCCGCAGCGGACGCGGCGGACACCGGGTACGGGGAGCTGGTGGCCGAGCACGAGGCGGCGTGGGCCGACCTGTGGCGGGCCGACATCGAGGTCCTGGGGGATCCGGTGCTGCAGCTGCAGGTCCGCGCGAGCATGTTCTACCTGCTGGAGAGTACCCGCGCCGGGGTGAACTGGAGCCTGTCCCCGTGCGGCCTGTCCGGCGACGGTTACAACGGGCACGTCTTCTGGGACACCGAGACCTGGATGTATCCAGCGCTGCTGGCCCAGCATCCGGACATCGCGGTGGGTGTGAACACCTATCGGCAGCAGCGTCTGGCCGCGGCCCAGGAGTACGCGACCCGAACGGGGTTCGCGGGTGCGAGGTTCCCCTGGGAGAGCGCGCTGCACGGAGACGAACAGACTCCACCCGGCTTCGAAATGGGGGACCTCGAGCACCACATCACCGCTGACGTCGCCCTCGCCCACTGGCAGTACTACCTCGCCACCGGCGACCGCGGCTGGCTCGCCGAGAAGGCCTGGCCGGTGCTGAAGGGTGCCGCCGAGTTCTGGGTGAGCTCCGCCGTTCCTCATGACGAAGGCGGCTATGACATCAAGCAGGTGATGGGTCCGGACGAATACCACTTCCCGGTCGACAACAGCGTGTACACCAACGTCGCGGCCGCGGAGACCCTGCGGATCGCCACCCGGGCGGCAAAGGTCGTGGGCGTGGCCGCGGACCCCGAGTGGGACCGGGTCGCCGACGGCCTGCGGGTCCCGTACGACGACGATCTGGGCATCCATCCGCAGTACGACGGCTACGACGGCGACACCGTCAAGCAGGCCGACGTGGTGATGTTGCAGTACCCCTGGGAGCACCCCATGCCCGCCGAGGTCGCGCGGAACGATCTCGACTACTACGTGCCGCGCACCGACCCCGACGGCCCGTCCATGACCGACTCCATCCACTCCATCGCCCACGCCGCACTGGGTACGCCCTGGTCCGCCGCCTACCGCTTCATGCGGCGCAGCGTGGACCCGTTCATACGCGGGCCGTTCAACCAGTTCGCCGAGCAGCGTCACGGAGGCGCGTTCACGTTCACCACCGGACAGGGCGGTTTCCTCCAGGTGTTCCTTTACGGATTCAGCGGGATGCGCTGGCGTGCGGACCGGCTCAGGCTCGACCCGACCCTGCCGCCTCAGTTGGACGGCCTCACCCTGCGCCGGATGGTGTGGCAGGGACGCGAGTTCGACGTGGCGATCGGCCCGGAGGACACCACGATCACGCTGACCGGAGGTCTCCCGACGACAGTCGAGATCGCGGGCGCGACACACCCACTGCGTCAGGGCGCGCCGCTGATCCTGCCGACCCGCCGGCCTGACCTGCTGCCCAGCAGTGAGCTTGCCGGCAACGCGTCGAGGAGAGCGTGA
- a CDS encoding exo-beta-d-1,3/1,6-glucosidase, translating to MTLPEKVGQMLQLDARGDLKDIVATKLAGSILHASPERMHAAVELAAATRLGIPLLVADDCIHGHSFWPGATIFPTQLGMACTWDTELVERMARATAVEVATTGIHWTFSPVLCVTRDLRWGRVNETFGEDPLLIGELGAAMVRGYQGAGLDDPTAILACAKHFAGYSETQGGRDASEADLSRRKLRSWFLPPFERVAREGCRTFMLGYQAMDGVPITANTWLLNDVLKGEWEFTGTLVTDWDNVGRMVWEQKVCADAVEAAAVAVQAGNDLVMTTPDFFGGAQEAVAQGRLREEEIDEAVRRILKLKLELGLFEDPRAPDRARQADVIGCAEHTALNLEVARRSLVLLRNDGTLPLDGGQAVDGQGHTVTAGAPRTIAVIGPNGDDPQAMLGDWAGASGQVDWMPDGHPRETITTVLDGFRAAVPDGWTVTYARGADIGRLVPDPQGPVYPDGQPRPPLFAPAPVDEAQIAEAVSLARAADYVVAVVGDTVALTGETCSTATLELQGGQVVLLEALVATGTPVVVVLLHGKPSVLPDAVLAAAALIEAFNPGMRGGQAVAELVLGLIEPSGRLPLSVPRHVGQQPVYYNQVRGQHGDRYADLTQEPLFVFGEGLSYSTVEYSDLAVLDDVVAWDGVVRAEVTVSNTGARPVLETVQAYISDVVTSVTWAERELKAWRQVTVPPGDSVRVRLAIPAAACSLVDAEGRRIVEPGAFDLLVGPSSRAADLLRARFTLSRP from the coding sequence ATGACGCTGCCGGAAAAGGTCGGACAGATGCTGCAGTTGGACGCCCGGGGCGACTTGAAAGACATCGTGGCCACGAAGCTGGCCGGGTCGATCCTTCATGCCTCGCCCGAGCGCATGCACGCTGCCGTCGAGCTGGCGGCAGCCACCAGGCTGGGGATACCGCTGCTCGTCGCTGACGACTGCATCCACGGCCATTCGTTCTGGCCGGGTGCCACGATCTTCCCCACGCAGTTGGGGATGGCCTGCACCTGGGACACCGAGCTCGTCGAGCGCATGGCCCGGGCCACCGCGGTCGAAGTCGCCACGACGGGTATCCACTGGACCTTCTCGCCGGTGCTGTGCGTCACCCGCGACCTGCGATGGGGCCGTGTGAACGAGACCTTCGGCGAGGACCCGCTGCTCATCGGGGAGTTGGGCGCCGCGATGGTCCGCGGATACCAGGGAGCGGGACTGGACGACCCGACAGCAATTCTGGCCTGCGCCAAGCACTTCGCGGGCTACTCGGAGACGCAGGGCGGACGCGACGCGAGCGAGGCGGACCTGAGTCGGCGCAAGCTGCGCTCATGGTTCCTGCCGCCGTTCGAGAGGGTCGCTCGCGAGGGCTGCCGCACGTTCATGCTCGGCTACCAGGCGATGGACGGGGTCCCGATCACGGCGAACACGTGGCTCCTGAACGATGTCCTCAAGGGCGAATGGGAGTTCACCGGCACGCTCGTGACCGACTGGGACAACGTGGGCCGGATGGTGTGGGAGCAGAAGGTCTGCGCGGACGCCGTGGAGGCCGCGGCGGTCGCGGTGCAGGCCGGAAACGACCTGGTGATGACCACACCCGACTTCTTCGGGGGCGCCCAGGAAGCAGTCGCGCAGGGGCGACTGCGAGAGGAGGAGATCGACGAGGCGGTCCGGCGGATCCTGAAACTGAAACTGGAACTGGGCCTGTTCGAGGACCCCCGCGCGCCGGACCGGGCACGCCAGGCCGACGTGATCGGGTGCGCCGAGCACACCGCCCTCAACCTCGAAGTCGCCCGGAGATCCCTGGTGCTGTTGCGCAACGACGGCACCTTGCCCCTCGACGGCGGACAGGCCGTAGACGGTCAGGGTCACACCGTCACCGCCGGGGCCCCTCGCACGATCGCCGTGATCGGTCCCAACGGCGACGACCCGCAGGCCATGCTCGGCGACTGGGCCGGCGCATCCGGTCAGGTGGACTGGATGCCGGACGGGCACCCGCGCGAGACGATCACGACGGTGCTCGACGGGTTCCGCGCGGCCGTCCCTGACGGCTGGACGGTCACCTACGCCCGCGGCGCCGACATCGGGCGCCTCGTGCCGGACCCGCAAGGACCGGTGTACCCCGACGGGCAGCCCCGTCCGCCCCTGTTCGCGCCCGCGCCCGTCGACGAGGCTCAGATCGCGGAGGCGGTGAGCCTCGCGCGCGCGGCTGATTACGTCGTCGCCGTCGTCGGGGACACCGTCGCGTTGACGGGTGAAACCTGCTCGACCGCGACCCTGGAGCTGCAGGGCGGACAGGTCGTCCTCCTCGAGGCACTCGTCGCCACCGGCACACCCGTCGTCGTGGTGCTGCTCCACGGCAAGCCCTCGGTGCTCCCCGACGCCGTGCTGGCGGCGGCAGCGCTGATCGAGGCGTTCAACCCGGGCATGCGAGGCGGTCAGGCGGTGGCCGAGCTCGTCCTCGGTCTCATCGAGCCGTCGGGACGCCTGCCCCTGTCCGTGCCACGCCATGTCGGGCAGCAGCCCGTCTACTACAACCAGGTGCGCGGCCAGCATGGTGACCGTTACGCCGACCTGACCCAGGAACCCCTCTTCGTCTTCGGGGAGGGTCTGTCCTACAGCACGGTCGAGTACTCCGACCTGGCCGTTCTCGACGACGTCGTGGCATGGGACGGCGTGGTGCGCGCCGAGGTAACCGTCTCCAACACCGGCGCCCGGCCGGTACTGGAGACCGTGCAGGCCTACATCAGCGACGTGGTCACGAGCGTCACTTGGGCGGAGCGGGAACTCAAGGCCTGGCGGCAGGTCACGGTCCCACCCGGTGACAGCGTGCGGGTCCGGCTGGCGATCCCCGCCGCGGCATGCTCCCTGGTCGACGCCGAAGGGCGCCGGATCGTCGAGCCCGGAGCGTTCGACCTGCTCGTCGGCCCCAGCTCACGCGCCGCCGACCTGCTTCGCGCCCGTTTCACCCTCAGCCGGCCATGA
- a CDS encoding ricin-type beta-trefoil lectin domain protein → MATAAVAMVIRPSDRAGSGTRGRYRAAESTGRSATVHPHARSHQTWRRTPIGLALGCLLLGTAAVPASPASEPGKDHGDDSWVLSTNDPSRNYSPTFVGNGYLAARVPAAGHGYSSTPIVTQSQLAGFYAEGTEHNEQRAGLPTWTTLRFGRTDGDAQPPTTIDPTTDGTTSNYRQSLNLRTGVLTTSYDWTSPAGDTTSFDYEVNANRADGHLGTVSLRVVPHWSGTATAVDEFDGRGLHHASATKSHVNGRTGTLSQTVVTDGKLVTAGLNSVLRVNGKTVPTQAIAAAGDGTAGQSAAFPVRAGRPIQITKFVGIASSVDTDRKLAAASPQQAAAIAAARAAKGGYQRALARNNQAWARLWQANISIPGDTAMTAQIHASMFYLLASMRAGVDWSTSPGGLSADSYDGHVFWDMETWMYPALLAQYPDIAAGANSYRHRTLSVARENAAKLSTPSQPIKGAKFAWESALTGKETAPDPWGTYEIHINSDIALAQWQYYQVTGDRAWLRDKAWPVLKGIADYWATRAVPDSSGGYDINDVMGPDEYHYPVDNSVTTNAGAQASLRIAIRAAHLVGRTADPAWEKVADGLKIPVDTALNIHPEFDGYNGQTVKQADVTLLQYPWAVPMSPSLAQNDLDYYKGRTDPGGPSMTDAIAAIDSAALGSPGCQVYDYLRHSVDPYQAAPFNQWYETRNGGAFNFTTGQGGYLQEFLYGFTGLRWGTDAVTVDPFLPTQLPGVDVTGVKWHGSTFDISVGQRSTTLTLRSGPPVAVRDGAGTLHRVTAAAPLQIPTRHPTSTPQPFSCTGPITPADDSSRCVDIQWGDNSDGTPLQIWDCNGTVAQDWTRPGNGTVMAAGKCMDVRDDAGADGTPVQIHTCDGSPSQQWTYDQDTDELQALGKCLTSSGGGTSNGTRLVIDTCNGGTSQQWRLPS, encoded by the coding sequence GTGGCGACTGCTGCGGTAGCGATGGTGATCCGGCCGAGTGACCGCGCCGGATCCGGCACCCGAGGCCGCTACCGCGCTGCGGAGTCCACGGGGCGGTCGGCGACCGTCCATCCGCACGCCCGCTCACACCAGACCTGGAGGAGAACGCCCATCGGACTGGCCCTCGGCTGCCTGCTCCTGGGCACGGCCGCGGTGCCGGCCTCGCCCGCATCCGAACCGGGCAAGGACCATGGCGACGACAGCTGGGTGCTGAGCACGAACGACCCGTCGAGGAACTACTCACCGACGTTCGTCGGCAACGGCTATCTCGCCGCGCGGGTGCCCGCGGCAGGTCACGGATACAGCAGCACGCCCATCGTCACCCAGTCCCAGCTGGCCGGCTTCTACGCCGAGGGCACCGAGCACAACGAGCAACGGGCCGGCCTGCCGACCTGGACCACGCTCCGCTTCGGCCGCACCGACGGCGACGCCCAGCCACCGACGACGATCGACCCGACCACCGACGGCACCACCAGCAACTACCGGCAGTCGCTGAACCTGCGCACCGGAGTGCTGACCACGTCGTACGACTGGACCTCACCCGCGGGCGACACCACCAGCTTCGACTACGAGGTCAACGCCAACCGCGCGGACGGGCATCTCGGCACGGTGAGCCTGCGGGTCGTGCCGCACTGGAGCGGGACAGCCACCGCCGTGGACGAGTTCGACGGCCGGGGACTCCACCACGCCTCCGCCACCAAGTCGCACGTGAACGGCAGGACCGGCACCCTGTCCCAAACCGTCGTGACCGACGGGAAACTGGTCACCGCCGGGCTGAACTCCGTCCTGCGCGTCAACGGCAAAACCGTGCCCACCCAGGCGATCGCGGCAGCCGGCGACGGCACCGCCGGGCAGAGCGCGGCCTTCCCCGTCCGCGCCGGCCGCCCGATCCAGATCACCAAGTTCGTGGGCATCGCCTCCAGTGTCGACACCGACCGGAAGCTTGCAGCCGCGAGCCCGCAGCAGGCCGCCGCGATCGCCGCGGCCCGCGCCGCCAAGGGCGGCTACCAGCGCGCGCTCGCCCGCAACAACCAGGCATGGGCGCGCCTGTGGCAGGCGAACATCTCGATCCCCGGTGACACCGCCATGACCGCGCAGATCCACGCGTCCATGTTCTACCTGCTCGCCAGCATGCGCGCCGGTGTCGACTGGAGCACCAGTCCGGGCGGGCTGTCCGCGGACAGTTACGACGGTCACGTGTTCTGGGACATGGAGACCTGGATGTACCCGGCGCTGCTGGCCCAGTACCCGGACATAGCGGCCGGGGCGAACTCCTACCGGCACAGGACGCTGTCCGTGGCGCGGGAGAACGCCGCCAAGCTGTCCACGCCCAGCCAGCCGATCAAGGGCGCCAAGTTCGCCTGGGAGAGCGCGCTGACCGGCAAGGAGACGGCCCCGGACCCCTGGGGCACGTACGAGATCCACATCAACTCCGACATCGCCCTGGCGCAGTGGCAGTACTACCAGGTGACCGGCGACAGGGCGTGGCTGCGGGACAAGGCGTGGCCGGTGCTGAAGGGCATCGCCGACTACTGGGCCACCCGCGCCGTGCCCGACTCCTCCGGCGGATACGACATCAACGACGTCATGGGGCCGGACGAGTACCACTACCCGGTCGACAACAGCGTGACCACCAACGCCGGCGCACAGGCGTCACTGCGCATCGCGATCCGCGCCGCGCACCTGGTGGGCCGGACCGCCGACCCGGCGTGGGAGAAGGTCGCCGACGGCCTGAAGATCCCGGTGGACACGGCACTCAACATCCACCCCGAGTTCGACGGCTACAACGGACAGACGGTCAAGCAGGCCGACGTCACACTGCTGCAGTACCCCTGGGCCGTGCCGATGTCGCCCAGCCTGGCCCAGAACGACCTCGACTACTACAAGGGGCGCACCGATCCGGGCGGCCCGTCCATGACGGACGCGATCGCCGCCATCGACAGCGCGGCCCTCGGATCGCCCGGCTGCCAGGTCTACGACTACCTCCGCCACAGCGTGGATCCGTACCAGGCCGCCCCGTTCAACCAGTGGTACGAGACCCGCAACGGCGGAGCGTTCAACTTCACCACCGGCCAGGGCGGCTACCTCCAGGAATTCCTCTACGGGTTCACCGGGTTGCGCTGGGGAACCGACGCCGTCACCGTCGATCCGTTCCTGCCGACCCAGTTGCCGGGCGTCGATGTCACCGGGGTGAAGTGGCACGGCAGCACCTTCGACATCTCCGTCGGACAGCGGAGCACGACGCTGACCCTGCGCTCCGGCCCTCCGGTGGCGGTTCGCGACGGCGCCGGCACCCTGCATCGGGTCACCGCCGCCGCGCCGCTGCAGATCCCGACCCGGCATCCGACTTCGACGCCCCAGCCGTTCAGCTGCACCGGGCCGATCACCCCGGCCGACGACAGCAGTCGCTGCGTGGACATCCAGTGGGGCGACAACAGTGACGGGACGCCGCTCCAGATCTGGGACTGCAACGGCACCGTCGCGCAGGACTGGACGCGTCCCGGCAACGGCACCGTGATGGCCGCGGGCAAGTGCATGGACGTGCGCGACGACGCCGGCGCCGACGGGACACCCGTGCAGATCCACACCTGCGACGGCAGCCCTTCACAGCAGTGGACGTACGACCAGGACACCGATGAGCTGCAAGCCCTCGGCAAGTGCCTCACCTCCTCGGGCGGCGGCACGAGCAACGGCACCCGGCTCGTGATCGACACCTGCAACGGCGGCACCAGCCAACAGTGGCGCCTGCCATCCTGA
- a CDS encoding carbohydrate ABC transporter permease, translating to MSTFSNPISRAVTTAKGASGSGRPARRRLLLHAVLVVCAIGMALPFAWMLFSSFKPLGEIFMQPPKLLPQDWTEQGYRTALGGADFVRGFWNSTYIALTVTAVSLLTSAMAAYAFARIDFWGRRPLFMVFLATMMVPGQLTIIPLYIIMGWLGWVDTHAAIIVPPALFNAFGVFLLRQYIKGIPRELEEAAQLDGAGRVRTFVTIILPLLRTPLTALGIFTFLAQWNNFFFPLIFLNSSDKFTLPLLVNQFKGQYVSDWPALMAATTLLAAPMLIVFAFAQRQIVEGIALSGSKS from the coding sequence ATGAGTACTTTCTCCAACCCCATCAGCCGCGCGGTCACGACCGCCAAGGGCGCTTCCGGCTCCGGCCGACCCGCCCGTCGCAGACTGCTGCTGCACGCGGTCCTCGTCGTCTGCGCCATCGGCATGGCGCTGCCGTTCGCCTGGATGCTGTTCTCCTCGTTCAAACCCCTGGGCGAGATCTTCATGCAGCCGCCCAAGCTCTTGCCCCAGGACTGGACCGAGCAGGGCTACCGCACCGCCCTGGGCGGGGCCGACTTCGTCCGCGGGTTCTGGAACAGCACCTACATCGCCCTGACGGTCACGGCGGTCTCCCTGCTCACCTCGGCGATGGCCGCCTACGCGTTCGCGCGGATCGACTTCTGGGGCCGCCGCCCGCTGTTCATGGTCTTCCTCGCGACCATGATGGTCCCCGGCCAGCTCACGATCATCCCGCTGTACATCATCATGGGCTGGCTGGGCTGGGTGGACACCCATGCCGCAATCATCGTGCCGCCCGCACTGTTCAACGCCTTCGGCGTCTTCCTGCTACGCCAGTACATCAAAGGCATCCCCCGGGAGTTGGAGGAAGCCGCCCAGCTCGACGGCGCCGGCCGGGTCCGCACGTTCGTGACGATCATCCTGCCGCTGCTGCGCACCCCTCTCACGGCGTTGGGGATCTTCACCTTCCTCGCCCAGTGGAACAACTTCTTCTTCCCGCTGATCTTCCTCAACAGCTCCGACAAGTTCACGCTGCCGCTGCTGGTCAACCAGTTCAAGGGCCAGTACGTCTCTGACTGGCCCGCGCTGATGGCCGCCACGACGTTGCTGGCGGCACCGATGCTGATCGTGTTCGCGTTCGCGCAACGCCAGATTGTCGAAGGCATCGCCCTGTCGGGCTCCAAGTCCTGA
- a CDS encoding carbohydrate ABC transporter permease, which translates to MAVSSAGSRARARLTSADPDVHPDRRSRRRRGRDTAAGYLFLAPQLLGLVVFMVGPLLFALVLAFYHWDGFGTRSFAGLSNFTEVVSDPRVQRSAVNTVWFTVLQVPGLMLTGLFFALLMQRAGKLTPVYRLAFFAPVITSSVAVAAIWLWLFNPDISPVNNALRGIGLPAPNWLQDARFVIPAFAIVGIWQGLGYQLIMFMAGLQSIDRSFLEAALLDGCSEWQKLRHVTIPLLSPTILFLSITSIIGSFQVFDYIYVFFDDRAPDSARTIVYEVVRIAFGEFDFGAASALAFLLFLALLVVTGCQLAAQKRWVHYTE; encoded by the coding sequence GACGTCCACCCGGACCGCCGGAGCCGGCGTCGGCGAGGCCGGGACACGGCCGCGGGATACCTGTTCCTGGCGCCCCAGTTGCTGGGGCTGGTGGTGTTCATGGTCGGCCCACTGCTGTTCGCCCTGGTGCTGGCGTTCTACCACTGGGACGGGTTCGGCACCCGGTCCTTCGCCGGCCTGTCCAACTTCACGGAGGTCGTGTCCGACCCGCGCGTCCAGCGCTCGGCGGTCAACACCGTCTGGTTCACGGTGTTGCAGGTGCCGGGACTGATGCTCACGGGATTGTTCTTCGCCCTGCTGATGCAGCGTGCCGGCAAGCTGACCCCGGTGTACCGGCTGGCGTTCTTCGCCCCGGTGATCACCTCTTCGGTTGCGGTCGCGGCGATCTGGCTGTGGCTCTTCAACCCCGACATCAGCCCGGTCAACAACGCGCTACGCGGGATCGGGCTGCCCGCGCCGAACTGGCTGCAGGACGCCCGGTTCGTCATTCCGGCCTTCGCGATCGTCGGGATCTGGCAGGGCCTGGGCTACCAGCTGATCATGTTCATGGCCGGGCTGCAGAGCATCGACCGCTCGTTCCTGGAGGCCGCCTTGCTGGACGGCTGTTCGGAGTGGCAGAAGCTGCGGCACGTCACCATCCCGCTGCTGTCCCCGACCATCCTGTTCCTCTCCATCACCTCGATCATCGGCTCCTTCCAGGTGTTCGACTACATCTACGTCTTCTTCGACGACAGGGCTCCGGACTCCGCCCGCACCATCGTCTACGAGGTGGTCCGGATCGCCTTCGGTGAGTTCGACTTCGGGGCGGCATCAGCTCTCGCCTTCCTCCTGTTCCTGGCCCTGCTCGTAGTCACCGGCTGTCAGCTCGCAGCCCAGAAGAGATGGGTCCACTACACAGAATGA